From a single Ignavibacteria bacterium genomic region:
- a CDS encoding T9SS type A sorting domain-containing protein, giving the protein MPGAALRLLLLFTLFNKIIFPQLAGSGTESDPFLISDAGDFNYIREIDTTGIWFYKQTVNLELPGSGSMDIRGTYDGNNFTVSNFASSLFENVSGTVKNLNIVLATGSVFVHSVLDGGKVQNCTVTIPDSVGIYFGGIAITSAGLIEDCRVIMLGSGHITGTEVYSSGGIVGNQIGPNSVIRRCSVTGGKITGGLTRGGIAGEAVRIEQCLALTNVEVGPLSGSYSGGIAGKLLSSTSPAFNGLIEDSYFRGAVTGYNGTASFIGQFRGGIVGYAMENTSIIRCYTSSSLMARSNSAPAVGFVENNVTITDVLWDAEVQGYFNQLRALQFDGIDDHAIIPLDLTAFPEEFTIEAWVYWAGGDPGQRVFDFGNDTSGYMYFTPSYGGNPRFAITTSGVSGEQGINASAPLAQNTWNHIAITIDTPSTTARLYINGVLADSNEALAPRPFNLGATFNNYFGRSQFEADPYFNGMIDEVRIWSVALNKDTINEWKYRYVTSDHPNWGNLVSYYKLNETSGTTIVNQIDPVLDGTLFGEPAFTADLGAAPVDRGVAKWTSEMKDQSVFIAANYNTSVWSREEGYNDGYMYLLWEKNGLNPLPVELISFTARATAAGITLNWETATEISNAGFEVERKTPGSLWQKIAFIEGHYTTNSPKYYSFTDQPSVNGTVFYRLKQIDTDGSFEYSAEIKVESGIPQEYSLSANYPNPFNPATTVDYSLPVGGFVSVKLYNSQGREVATIFNESKEAGYHSFTIDAAKYSLASGVYFYRISAGNFTMTRKMLLLK; this is encoded by the coding sequence ATGCCAGGAGCAGCACTTCGCCTTTTATTACTTTTCACACTATTTAACAAAATTATTTTTCCCCAGTTGGCCGGAAGCGGAACTGAAAGTGATCCTTTCTTAATCAGCGATGCGGGCGACTTTAATTATATTCGCGAAATCGATACCACAGGAATATGGTTTTACAAACAAACGGTGAATCTTGAATTGCCCGGTTCAGGCTCAATGGACATCCGGGGGACATACGATGGAAATAATTTTACCGTTTCCAATTTTGCCAGTTCTCTCTTCGAAAATGTATCAGGTACAGTTAAAAATTTGAACATCGTTCTTGCAACGGGTTCTGTTTTTGTACACAGTGTTTTGGATGGAGGGAAAGTACAGAATTGCACCGTAACGATACCGGATAGTGTGGGAATATACTTCGGGGGTATCGCGATAACTTCAGCAGGATTAATTGAGGACTGTAGAGTGATAATGCTGGGTAGCGGACACATTACCGGCACTGAAGTTTATAGCTCAGGTGGAATTGTCGGGAATCAGATTGGCCCCAATTCCGTAATCAGGCGATGTTCCGTGACAGGAGGCAAAATTACGGGCGGGCTTACTCGTGGAGGCATCGCAGGTGAAGCTGTAAGGATAGAACAATGCCTGGCGCTCACAAATGTTGAGGTTGGTCCTCTCTCAGGAAGCTACTCGGGAGGCATCGCGGGGAAACTCCTCTCTTCAACCTCTCCCGCTTTCAACGGTTTAATCGAAGATTCATATTTCAGAGGGGCAGTGACAGGTTACAATGGCACTGCAAGCTTCATCGGCCAATTCCGTGGTGGAATTGTCGGCTACGCGATGGAAAATACTTCAATAATCCGGTGCTATACTTCATCCTCTCTTATGGCCCGGTCAAATTCAGCGCCCGCAGTGGGGTTTGTCGAAAACAATGTTACCATTACGGATGTTTTATGGGACGCTGAAGTGCAGGGCTACTTCAATCAACTCAGGGCTTTACAATTCGACGGCATTGATGATCATGCGATTATTCCTCTCGATCTTACTGCTTTCCCCGAAGAGTTTACAATCGAAGCGTGGGTTTACTGGGCAGGCGGCGACCCGGGGCAGAGGGTTTTTGATTTTGGAAACGATACAAGCGGGTATATGTATTTCACTCCTTCATACGGTGGGAATCCCAGGTTCGCAATCACGACAAGCGGCGTTTCAGGCGAACAGGGGATTAATGCTTCCGCACCTCTTGCACAGAATACCTGGAACCACATCGCGATTACCATAGACACTCCCTCAACTACAGCAAGACTATATATCAATGGCGTGTTAGCGGATTCAAATGAGGCACTTGCACCACGACCTTTTAATTTGGGAGCCACTTTCAATAATTACTTTGGGCGTTCACAATTCGAAGCCGATCCATACTTTAACGGAATGATCGATGAGGTGCGGATCTGGTCTGTGGCGCTCAACAAAGATACTATTAATGAGTGGAAGTATCGATACGTAACCTCAGATCACCCAAATTGGGGAAACCTTGTTTCTTACTATAAATTGAATGAAACATCCGGCACAACCATTGTGAATCAGATCGACCCGGTTTTGGACGGTACGCTCTTCGGTGAACCTGCATTCACAGCCGACCTCGGTGCCGCTCCAGTAGACCGCGGAGTAGCTAAATGGACCTCGGAAATGAAAGATCAGAGTGTTTTCATTGCTGCGAACTATAATACTTCTGTCTGGTCAAGAGAAGAGGGCTATAATGATGGCTACATGTATCTCTTGTGGGAAAAGAACGGGCTTAACCCCCTGCCGGTCGAGTTGATATCATTCACAGCCCGCGCGACTGCCGCCGGTATCACCCTCAACTGGGAAACCGCAACTGAAATCTCCAACGCAGGTTTCGAAGTGGAAAGGAAAACACCGGGATCACTTTGGCAGAAGATCGCCTTCATTGAGGGTCACTACACCACCAACTCACCAAAATACTATTCGTTCACCGATCAGCCTTCTGTAAATGGTACCGTTTTCTATCGTCTGAAACAAATTGACACAGATGGCAGTTTTGAATATTCTGCAGAAATAAAAGTTGAATCCGGAATCCCTCAAGAATATTCATTGAGTGCAAACTACCCGAACCCGTTTAATCCGGCAACAACGGTTGATTACTCCTTACCTGTTGGTGGATTTGTGAGTGTAAAACTATACAACTCACAAGGCAGGGAAGTTGCAACGATTTTTAATGAGTCTAAAGAGGCAGGATACCATAGTTTCACGATAGATGCAGCAAAATATTCCCTTGCATCAGGTGTTTACTTCTA